One Streptomyces sp. NBC_01237 genomic region harbors:
- a CDS encoding transglycosylase domain-containing protein: MVRRPNRPNRHRGRLIDYPRRGRTNWRRWVPSWRHVLSGVLLGCGALAGLFAVVYASVDIPDENAEARRQGSVYYWADGSQLVSVGTVNRQNVTLADIPASVEDAVIAAENETFYDDPGVSVTGLARAVVSVVKGGETQGGSTITQQYVKNTYLTQEQTATRKVKEFFISLKLNNKQTKEEILQGYLNTSWFGRGANGVQAAAQAYYGIPAKDLDPSQAALLAALLKGAEQYDPAISKGNHERAVGRWKWILDRQVETGSMTKAERAEYREFPEPRTAAKPTSLGGQTGYLVDIANKYIKKSSGLTDKDLARGGYRVHTTFEKDRTQQLERAVRSVRARDLDPKKRPEDKYVEVGAASVRPEDGAVVAVYGGADATTRFANNADTAGVPVGSAFKPFVLAAALQHGKGITLESGYDSEGNLVRGGPLAVPTYPPGAGPGSVKVTAPTTLSEALITSANATFVQLGKHIGLKKVKELAVAAGLHESSLARLDKSFPLGTSTPSAVRMADAYTAFSNEGMRADPYSVTRVTRDGEEIEGFAKPELRRAMDASVANNVNNVLGTVAWTRLTRDDQLEPFIRSQALDGLAAGATGEGDRMRSAWFIGHTQGLTTAVTMFRNKPGTPQLLGMQGVGGDESDRGNVFPLRIWSAYVTGK; this comes from the coding sequence ATGGTCCGACGCCCCAACCGCCCCAACCGCCACCGCGGACGCCTGATCGACTACCCCCGCCGGGGAAGAACCAACTGGCGCCGCTGGGTCCCTTCGTGGCGGCACGTGCTGAGCGGGGTCCTGCTCGGATGCGGTGCGCTGGCCGGGCTGTTCGCCGTGGTGTACGCGTCGGTCGACATCCCGGACGAGAACGCGGAGGCGCGCCGGCAGGGCTCCGTCTACTACTGGGCGGACGGCAGCCAGTTGGTGAGCGTGGGCACGGTCAACCGGCAGAACGTCACGCTCGCCGACATACCGGCTTCGGTGGAGGACGCGGTCATCGCCGCCGAGAACGAGACCTTCTACGACGACCCGGGGGTATCGGTGACGGGGCTCGCCCGCGCGGTCGTCAGCGTGGTCAAGGGCGGTGAGACCCAGGGCGGCTCCACCATCACCCAGCAGTACGTGAAGAACACCTATCTGACCCAGGAGCAGACGGCCACCCGGAAGGTGAAGGAGTTCTTCATCTCCCTGAAGCTGAACAACAAGCAGACCAAGGAGGAGATCCTCCAGGGGTATCTGAACACCAGCTGGTTCGGCCGCGGCGCCAACGGCGTCCAGGCGGCGGCGCAGGCGTACTACGGAATCCCCGCGAAGGACCTCGACCCCAGCCAGGCGGCGCTGCTCGCGGCCCTGCTCAAGGGGGCGGAGCAGTACGACCCGGCGATCAGCAAGGGCAACCACGAACGCGCCGTCGGCCGCTGGAAGTGGATCCTCGACCGGCAGGTGGAGACCGGCAGCATGACGAAGGCCGAGCGCGCCGAGTACCGGGAGTTCCCCGAGCCGCGCACGGCCGCCAAGCCGACCAGCCTCGGCGGCCAGACCGGCTACCTCGTCGACATCGCCAACAAGTACATCAAGAAGAGCTCGGGTCTCACCGACAAGGACCTGGCCCGGGGCGGCTACCGGGTGCACACCACCTTCGAGAAGGACAGGACGCAGCAGCTGGAGCGGGCCGTGCGGAGCGTGCGCGCGCGCGACCTCGACCCCAAGAAGCGCCCCGAGGACAAGTACGTCGAGGTCGGCGCCGCATCCGTGCGGCCCGAGGACGGGGCCGTGGTCGCGGTGTACGGCGGGGCCGACGCGACCACCCGCTTCGCCAACAACGCCGACACCGCGGGCGTCCCCGTCGGCTCGGCCTTCAAGCCCTTCGTGCTGGCTGCGGCCCTTCAGCACGGCAAGGGGATCACCCTGGAGAGCGGCTACGACAGTGAGGGGAACCTGGTCAGGGGCGGCCCGCTCGCGGTGCCCACCTATCCGCCGGGGGCCGGCCCCGGCTCGGTGAAGGTCACGGCGCCCACGACCCTGAGCGAGGCCCTGATCACGTCGGCCAACGCCACCTTCGTCCAGCTCGGCAAGCACATCGGGCTGAAGAAGGTGAAGGAGCTGGCGGTCGCGGCCGGGCTGCACGAGTCGAGCCTGGCCCGCCTGGACAAGTCCTTCCCCCTCGGCACGTCCACACCGAGCGCGGTCAGGATGGCGGACGCGTACACCGCCTTCAGCAACGAGGGCATGCGCGCCGATCCCTACTCGGTGACCCGGGTGACCCGCGACGGCGAGGAGATCGAGGGCTTCGCCAAGCCCGAGCTGCGGCGGGCGATGGACGCCTCGGTGGCGAACAACGTGAACAACGTCCTGGGGACGGTGGCCTGGACGAGGCTGACACGGGACGATCAGCTCGAACCGTTCATCAGGTCCCAGGCGCTCGACGGCCTCGCGGCGGGCGCGACCGGCGAGGGCGACCGGATGAGGTCGGCCTGGTTCATCGGCCACACCCAGGGGCTGACCACCGCCGTCACGATGTTCCGCAACAAGCCCGGCACCCCCCAACTGCTGGGGATGCAGGGCGTGGGTGGGGACGAATCGGACCGCGGCAATGTCTTCCCGCTCCGGATCTGGAGCGCCTACGTCACGGGGAAGTAG
- the hemB gene encoding porphobilinogen synthase, producing MTVYGNFPGSRPRRLRTTPAMRRMVAETRLDPANLILPAFVREGIGAPVAISAMPGVVQHTLDTLRKAAVEAVSAGVSGIMLFGVPEDAKKDARGTAGTDPEGILQLGLRAVRQEVGDDLVVMSDLCLDEYTDHGHCGVLTADGRVDNDATLERYAEMAQVQADAGAHVVGPSGMMDGQVGVVRDALDQTGHEDVSILAYTAKYSSAFYGPFREAVGSSLKGDRKTYQQDPANARESLRELALDLDEGADMVMVKPAGPYLDILAKVADAVDVPVAAYQISGEYAMIEAAAEKGWIDRDAAILESLTGIRRAGAQMILTYWATEVAQRLGRSGS from the coding sequence ATGACTGTGTACGGAAACTTCCCCGGCTCCCGCCCCCGGCGGCTGCGGACGACCCCGGCGATGCGGCGGATGGTCGCCGAGACACGGCTCGACCCGGCGAATCTGATCCTCCCCGCGTTCGTCCGCGAGGGCATCGGCGCCCCGGTCGCCATCTCGGCCATGCCCGGAGTGGTGCAGCACACCCTGGACACCCTGCGGAAGGCCGCCGTCGAGGCGGTGTCGGCCGGGGTCTCCGGGATCATGCTCTTCGGTGTCCCGGAGGACGCGAAGAAGGACGCCCGGGGCACGGCGGGCACGGACCCGGAGGGCATCCTCCAGCTCGGTCTGCGCGCCGTCCGGCAGGAGGTCGGTGACGATCTCGTCGTCATGTCCGACCTCTGCCTGGACGAGTACACCGACCACGGCCACTGCGGGGTCCTGACCGCCGACGGCCGTGTCGACAACGACGCCACCCTGGAGCGGTACGCCGAGATGGCCCAGGTCCAGGCCGACGCGGGCGCCCATGTGGTGGGTCCCAGCGGCATGATGGACGGCCAGGTCGGGGTCGTCCGCGACGCGCTGGACCAGACGGGCCACGAGGACGTGTCGATCCTCGCGTACACCGCGAAGTACTCCTCCGCCTTCTACGGCCCCTTCCGCGAGGCCGTCGGCTCCTCGCTCAAGGGCGACCGCAAGACGTACCAGCAGGACCCGGCGAACGCCCGTGAGTCCCTGCGGGAGCTGGCGCTCGACCTCGACGAGGGCGCCGACATGGTCATGGTCAAGCCGGCCGGACCCTACCTGGACATCCTCGCCAAGGTCGCCGACGCGGTGGACGTGCCGGTCGCCGCGTACCAGATCAGCGGTGAGTACGCGATGATCGAGGCGGCGGCGGAGAAGGGCTGGATCGACCGGGACGCGGCCATTCTGGAGAGCCTGACGGGCATCCGGCGGGCTGGGGCGCAGATGATCCTGACGTACTGGGCGACCGAGGTCGCCCAGCGGCTGGGGCGCAGCGGGTCCTGA
- a CDS encoding bifunctional uroporphyrinogen-III C-methyltransferase/uroporphyrinogen-III synthase — MSPTGPAASDFPVLSAQGHVTFLGAGPGDPGLLTLRAVEALASADVLVAEPEVLDVVRCHARAGVSTPELTVVDVASTAAGVPVLRDAANLVMEAAKGGRRVVRAVTGDPGLDGNAGAEMLACAAAGVPFEVVPGVANVVGVPAYAGVPLRDAQGADVRFVDARTASDRCWSEVGASDATAVVATTLDSVAAAAGELVSAGRKPDTPLTVTVAGTTTRQRTWTATLGTIAQVLKQAKVLPSPDGHQSVIAVVGERSSAAQRDQLAWFESKPLFGWKVLVPRTKEQAASLSDQLRSYGAVPHEVPTIAVEPPRTPQQMERAVKGLVTGRYEWIAFTSVNAVKAVREKFEEYGLDARAFAGIKVAAVGEQTAAALIDFGVKPDLVPSGEQSAAGLLEDWPPYDPVFDPIDRVFLPRADIATETLVAGLIELGWEVDDVTAYRTVRASPPPADTREAIKGGGFDAVLFTSSSTLRNLVGIAGKPHNLTVIACIGPATAKTAEEHGLRVDVLSPEPSVHKLAEALAAFGAQRRDAAKEAGDPVTRPSERRPGARRRRTTT, encoded by the coding sequence TTGAGCCCCACCGGCCCCGCCGCATCCGACTTTCCGGTCCTGTCCGCACAGGGACACGTCACCTTCCTCGGCGCCGGTCCCGGCGACCCCGGACTGCTGACCCTGCGCGCCGTCGAGGCGCTCGCGAGCGCGGACGTCCTTGTCGCCGAACCGGAGGTGCTCGACGTCGTTCGCTGCCATGCGCGGGCAGGCGTAAGCACCCCTGAGCTGACGGTTGTTGACGTGGCGTCAACAGCCGCCGGAGTACCCGTTCTCAGGGACGCGGCCAATCTTGTCATGGAGGCCGCGAAGGGTGGCAGGCGGGTCGTCCGTGCGGTGACCGGCGACCCCGGTCTCGACGGCAACGCGGGCGCCGAGATGCTCGCCTGCGCCGCCGCGGGGGTGCCCTTCGAGGTCGTCCCCGGTGTCGCGAACGTCGTGGGTGTGCCCGCGTACGCCGGAGTGCCGCTGCGGGACGCGCAGGGTGCCGACGTGCGTTTCGTCGACGCCCGTACCGCCTCGGACCGCTGCTGGAGCGAGGTCGGCGCGAGCGACGCGACGGCCGTCGTGGCGACCACGCTGGACTCGGTCGCGGCCGCCGCCGGTGAGCTGGTGTCCGCGGGCCGCAAGCCCGACACCCCGCTGACCGTCACGGTCGCCGGCACGACCACCCGCCAGCGCACCTGGACGGCGACCCTCGGGACGATCGCCCAGGTCCTGAAGCAGGCCAAGGTCCTCCCGTCGCCGGACGGGCACCAGTCGGTCATAGCCGTGGTCGGGGAACGAAGCTCAGCCGCCCAGCGCGACCAGCTCGCGTGGTTCGAGTCCAAGCCGCTGTTCGGCTGGAAGGTGCTCGTGCCGCGGACGAAGGAGCAGGCGGCGTCGCTCTCCGACCAGCTGCGTTCGTACGGTGCCGTGCCGCACGAGGTCCCGACGATCGCCGTCGAGCCCCCGCGTACGCCCCAGCAGATGGAGCGCGCGGTCAAGGGTCTGGTCACCGGCCGCTACGAGTGGATCGCCTTCACCAGCGTGAACGCCGTGAAGGCCGTCCGGGAGAAGTTCGAGGAGTACGGGCTCGACGCCCGTGCCTTCGCCGGGATCAAGGTCGCGGCCGTCGGCGAGCAGACCGCCGCCGCGCTGATCGACTTCGGTGTGAAGCCCGATCTGGTGCCGTCCGGTGAGCAGTCCGCCGCCGGTCTGCTGGAGGACTGGCCGCCCTACGACCCGGTCTTCGACCCGATCGACCGCGTCTTCCTGCCGCGCGCCGACATCGCCACCGAGACCTTGGTCGCCGGCCTCATCGAGCTGGGCTGGGAGGTCGACGACGTCACCGCGTACCGCACGGTCCGCGCCTCGCCGCCGCCCGCCGACACGCGTGAGGCCATCAAGGGCGGCGGCTTCGACGCGGTGCTCTTCACCTCGTCCTCGACGCTGCGCAACCTGGTCGGCATCGCGGGCAAGCCGCACAACCTGACCGTCATCGCGTGTATCGGCCCCGCCACCGCCAAGACCGCCGAGGAGCACGGCCTGCGGGTCGACGTCCTGTCGCCGGAGCCGTCCGTGCACAAGCTCGCCGAGGCGCTCGCCGCCTTCGGCGCGCAGCGCCGGGACGCGGCGAAGGAGGCCGGTGACCCGGTGACCCGGCCGAGCGAGCGGCGTCCGGGCGCGCGGCGCCGTCGTACGACGACCTGA
- the hemC gene encoding hydroxymethylbilane synthase, which translates to MTDNSSPGAQSTAPLRLGTRRSKLAMAQSGLVADAVSEVTGRAVELVEITTYGDTSREHLAQIGGTGVFVAALREALLRGEVDFAVHSLKDLPTAQPENLVLAAVPLREDPRDVLVARDGLTFAQLPSGARIGTGSPRRMAQLNAYARSHGIDIETVPIRGNVDTRIGFVRGGELDAVVLAAAGLSRLGRTGEVTDFLSVDIMLPAPGQGALAIECAATSADLAAALAELDDPYTRAAVTAERALLAALEAGCSAPVGALADLLVDGQTVNELRLRGVVGSTDGSSLVQLSTTGPVPTSHDDAAALGRELASEMLAKGAAGLMGERAL; encoded by the coding sequence ATGACCGACAACTCATCCCCGGGCGCGCAGAGCACCGCGCCCCTGCGGCTGGGCACCCGACGCAGCAAGCTCGCCATGGCGCAGTCCGGCCTGGTGGCCGACGCGGTCAGCGAGGTGACCGGGCGCGCCGTCGAGCTCGTCGAGATCACCACGTACGGGGACACCTCCCGCGAGCACCTCGCACAGATCGGCGGGACCGGTGTGTTCGTCGCCGCCCTGCGCGAGGCACTGCTGCGGGGCGAGGTGGACTTCGCCGTCCACTCGCTCAAGGACCTGCCGACCGCACAGCCCGAGAACCTCGTACTGGCCGCCGTGCCGCTGCGCGAGGACCCGCGCGACGTACTGGTGGCGCGCGACGGGCTGACCTTCGCGCAGCTGCCGTCCGGCGCCCGCATCGGCACCGGTTCGCCGCGCCGCATGGCGCAGCTCAACGCGTACGCCCGGAGCCACGGCATCGACATCGAGACCGTGCCGATCCGGGGCAACGTCGACACCCGGATCGGTTTCGTACGAGGCGGAGAGCTGGACGCGGTGGTTCTCGCCGCCGCCGGGCTCAGCCGCCTCGGCCGCACCGGTGAGGTGACCGACTTCCTGTCGGTCGACATCATGCTGCCCGCTCCCGGCCAGGGAGCACTGGCGATCGAATGCGCTGCAACCAGCGCGGACCTCGCCGCCGCGCTCGCCGAGCTCGACGACCCGTACACCCGGGCCGCCGTGACCGCCGAGCGTGCCCTGCTCGCCGCCCTGGAGGCCGGCTGCTCCGCACCTGTGGGTGCGCTGGCCGACCTCCTGGTCGACGGTCAGACTGTCAACGAACTGCGCCTGCGCGGTGTCGTCGGTTCCACCGACGGTTCCTCGCTGGTGCAGCTGTCCACCACCGGTCCCGTTCCCACGTCGCACGACGACGCGGCGGCCCTCGGTCGCGAACTCGCGTCCGAGATGCTTGCCAAGGGTGCGGCCGGTCTTATGGGGGAGCGAGCACTTTGA
- a CDS encoding glutamyl-tRNA reductase: MSLLVVGLSHRSAPVSVLERASLAADTQTKLLQDTLAAEPATEAAVLATCNRIELYADVDKFHAGVAELSTLLAQHSGVGLDELTPYLYVHYEDRAVHHLFSVACGLDSMVVGEGQILGQIKDALALGQEIHTAGRLLNDLFQQALRVGKRAHSETGIDRAGQSLVTFGLQQLAGDADPAAWAGGKRALVIGAGSMSSLAAATLARTGVSEIVVANRTRARADRLVEILHQADGTGVRARAVEMAVVADELTRADVVVSCTGATGLVLTAEAVAGALGIPYDAAVEAPAATAAATPDDLDQHAAWVENGSATAAAPRTARALVPAQSTGPVRLALLDLAMPRDIDGAAHRIDGVRLVDIESLAEASADAPMAADVDQVRTIVADEVAAFGAAQRAAHVAPTVVALRTMAADVVAGEIARLDGRLPDLNEKQRAEITQTVRRVVDKLLHAPTVRVKQLASEPGGAGYADALRELFDLDPQTVAAVSRADLNDPNRGRS; encoded by the coding sequence ATGAGTCTCCTCGTCGTGGGTCTGAGTCACCGCAGCGCCCCCGTCTCCGTCCTGGAGCGGGCCTCGCTGGCCGCCGACACCCAGACCAAGCTGTTGCAGGACACCCTCGCCGCGGAGCCCGCGACCGAGGCCGCCGTGCTGGCCACCTGCAACCGCATCGAGCTGTACGCCGACGTGGACAAGTTCCACGCGGGCGTCGCCGAGCTGTCCACCCTGCTCGCCCAGCACAGCGGGGTCGGGCTCGACGAGCTCACTCCGTATCTCTATGTGCACTACGAGGACCGGGCCGTCCATCACCTCTTCTCGGTGGCCTGCGGCCTCGACTCGATGGTGGTCGGCGAGGGTCAGATCCTCGGCCAGATCAAGGACGCGCTCGCGCTGGGCCAGGAGATCCACACCGCCGGCCGGCTGCTGAACGACCTCTTCCAGCAGGCCCTGCGGGTCGGCAAGCGCGCCCACAGCGAGACCGGGATCGACCGGGCCGGGCAGTCGCTCGTCACCTTCGGGCTCCAGCAGCTCGCCGGTGACGCCGACCCCGCCGCCTGGGCCGGCGGCAAGCGCGCCCTGGTGATCGGCGCGGGCTCGATGTCCTCGCTGGCCGCCGCGACGCTCGCCCGTACCGGCGTCTCCGAGATCGTCGTCGCCAACCGGACCCGGGCCCGCGCCGACCGGCTCGTCGAGATCCTGCACCAGGCCGACGGCACCGGTGTGCGCGCCCGCGCCGTCGAGATGGCCGTGGTCGCGGACGAACTGACACGTGCCGACGTCGTGGTCTCCTGCACCGGCGCCACCGGGCTCGTCCTGACCGCCGAGGCCGTCGCCGGAGCGCTCGGCATCCCCTACGACGCCGCCGTCGAGGCGCCCGCGGCCACCGCCGCCGCCACCCCCGACGACCTCGACCAGCACGCGGCGTGGGTGGAGAACGGTTCCGCCACGGCCGCTGCCCCCAGGACCGCGCGGGCCCTCGTGCCCGCGCAGAGCACCGGCCCCGTCCGGCTCGCCCTGCTCGACCTCGCCATGCCGCGCGACATCGACGGAGCGGCCCACCGCATCGACGGTGTGCGCCTCGTCGACATCGAGTCGCTCGCCGAGGCGTCCGCAGACGCCCCGATGGCCGCCGATGTGGACCAGGTGCGCACCATCGTCGCCGACGAGGTCGCCGCGTTCGGCGCCGCTCAGCGCGCCGCCCATGTCGCCCCGACCGTGGTCGCCCTGCGCACCATGGCCGCCGATGTGGTGGCCGGTGAGATCGCCCGGCTCGACGGGCGCCTCCCCGACCTGAACGAGAAGCAGCGCGCCGAGATCACCCAGACCGTGCGCCGCGTCGTCGACAAACTCCTGCACGCGCCCACGGTGCGGGTCAAGCAGCTCGCCAGTGAGCCCGGCGGCGCCGGGTATGCCGACGCGCTGCGGGAACTCTTCGACCTCGACCCGCAGACGGTGGCCGCCGTCTCCCGGGCAGACCTGAACGACCCGAATAGAGGGCGGTCATGA
- a CDS encoding redox-sensing transcriptional repressor Rex, protein MATGRTHRPATRSRGIPEATVARLPLYLRALTALSERSVPTVSSEELATAAGVNSAKLRKDFSYLGSYGTRGVGYDVEYLVYQISRELGLTQDWPVAIVGIGNLGAALANYGGFASRGFRVAALIDADPAMAGTPVAGIAVQHTDDLDRIISDNGVSIGVITTPPGAAQQVCDRLVAAGVTSILNFAPTVLSVPDGVDVRKVDLSIELQILAFHEQRKAGEDAAAVEGDDEAAPPMRATPVSRKGPDGDMPAVMPA, encoded by the coding sequence GTGGCAACTGGCCGAACTCACCGACCGGCGACCCGTAGCCGAGGAATTCCCGAGGCCACCGTCGCCCGACTTCCGCTGTATCTGCGCGCACTGACCGCGCTCTCCGAGCGATCGGTTCCCACGGTCTCCTCCGAGGAGCTCGCCACGGCCGCGGGGGTCAACTCCGCGAAGCTGCGCAAGGACTTCAGCTACCTGGGGTCCTACGGCACCCGTGGTGTCGGGTACGACGTCGAGTATCTCGTGTACCAGATCTCCCGCGAACTCGGGCTCACCCAGGACTGGCCGGTCGCCATCGTCGGTATCGGTAACCTCGGCGCCGCGCTCGCCAACTACGGCGGCTTCGCCTCCCGCGGTTTCCGGGTCGCGGCCCTGATCGACGCCGACCCGGCCATGGCCGGTACGCCCGTCGCCGGGATCGCCGTCCAGCACACCGACGACCTGGACCGGATCATCAGCGACAACGGTGTGTCCATCGGCGTGATCACCACCCCGCCCGGCGCGGCCCAGCAGGTCTGCGACCGGCTCGTCGCCGCGGGCGTGACCTCCATCCTGAACTTCGCCCCCACCGTGCTCTCGGTGCCCGACGGTGTCGACGTGCGCAAGGTCGACCTCTCCATCGAGCTCCAGATCCTCGCCTTCCACGAGCAGCGCAAGGCCGGCGAGGACGCGGCGGCCGTCGAGGGCGACGACGAGGCGGCGCCGCCGATGCGCGCCACCCCGGTGAGCCGGAAGGGACCCGACGGGGACATGCCCGCCGTGATGCCGGCATGA
- a CDS encoding glutaredoxin family protein, whose translation MSALLRRKRKKPAERVITLVGKPGCHLCDDARAVVGAVCEETGASWVEKDITEDEALYKEYWEQIPVVLIDGEQHTFWRVDPVRLRDALGA comes from the coding sequence ATGAGTGCCTTGCTGCGTCGTAAGAGGAAGAAGCCCGCCGAGCGGGTGATCACCCTGGTGGGGAAGCCCGGTTGTCACTTGTGTGACGACGCCAGGGCGGTCGTGGGGGCGGTCTGTGAGGAGACCGGCGCGTCGTGGGTGGAGAAGGACATCACCGAGGACGAGGCGCTGTACAAGGAGTACTGGGAGCAGATTCCGGTGGTGCTGATCGATGGCGAACAGCACACGTTCTGGCGCGTCGACCCGGTCAGGCTGCGCGACGCACTGGGGGCCTGA
- a CDS encoding HAD family hydrolase: protein MAALGWLTPRRRSATARSVLAGEAAAEAARRTSLATDDPSLLPETPEAPEAAASEAAGEPAFPVAGDDRAAAFFDLDNTVMQGAALFHFGRGLYKRKFFQRRELTRFAWQQAWFRLAGVEDPEHMQDARDSALSIVKGHRVSELMSIGEEIYDEYMADRIWPGTRALAQAHLDAGQKVWLVTAAPVETATIIARRLGLTGALGTVAESVDGVYTGRLVGEPLHGPAKAEAVRALAAAEGLDLDRCAAYSDSHNDIPMLSLVGHPYAINPDTKLRKHARALDWRLRDYRTGRKAAKVGIPAAAGVGALAGGTVAAVALHRRRR from the coding sequence ATGGCCGCTCTTGGATGGCTCACACCCCGTAGGCGTTCCGCGACTGCACGGAGCGTGCTGGCCGGCGAGGCAGCAGCCGAAGCAGCACGCAGGACCTCGCTCGCCACCGATGACCCCTCTCTTCTCCCGGAAACGCCCGAAGCGCCGGAAGCCGCGGCGTCCGAGGCCGCCGGGGAACCCGCGTTCCCGGTGGCCGGGGACGACCGCGCCGCCGCCTTCTTCGACCTCGACAACACCGTGATGCAGGGCGCCGCGCTCTTCCACTTCGGCCGCGGCCTGTACAAGCGGAAGTTCTTCCAGCGCCGCGAGCTCACCCGGTTCGCCTGGCAGCAGGCATGGTTCCGGCTGGCGGGCGTCGAGGACCCGGAACACATGCAGGACGCCCGCGACAGCGCCCTGTCCATCGTCAAGGGCCACCGCGTATCCGAGCTGATGTCCATCGGCGAGGAGATCTACGACGAGTACATGGCCGACCGCATCTGGCCCGGCACCCGCGCCCTCGCCCAGGCCCACCTCGACGCCGGACAGAAGGTCTGGCTCGTCACGGCCGCCCCGGTGGAGACCGCCACGATCATCGCCCGCCGCCTCGGCCTGACCGGCGCCCTGGGCACCGTCGCCGAATCCGTCGACGGCGTCTACACCGGCCGCCTCGTCGGCGAACCGCTGCACGGCCCGGCCAAGGCCGAAGCGGTACGCGCCCTGGCCGCGGCCGAGGGCCTGGACCTGGACCGCTGCGCGGCGTACAGCGACTCCCACAACGACATCCCGATGCTCTCCCTGGTCGGCCACCCCTACGCGATCAACCCGGACACCAAGCTCCGCAAGCACGCGCGCGCCCTGGACTGGCGGCTGCGCGACTACCGCACGGGACGCAAGGCCGCCAAGGTCGGCATCCCCGCCGCCGCGGGCGTGGGCGCCCTGGCCGGCGGCACCGTCGCGGCGGTCGCACTGCACCGCCGCCGCCGCTGA
- a CDS encoding ECF subfamily RNA polymerase sigma factor, BldN family — protein MYPHVGVDASGLATLRATVIDRLRGFVPTAYAVPAFATPAPAGPCYALAERGAAVGRRSNRGATTTSTVRRPTADSDSARMMDLVERAQAGEADAFGRLYDQYSDTVYRYIYYRVGGKATAEDLTSETFLRALRRISTFTWQGRDFGAWLVTIARNLVADHFKSSRFRLEVTTGEMLDANEVERSPEDSVLESLSNAALLQAVRRLNPQQQECVTLRFLQGLSVAETARVMGKNEGAIKTLQYRAVRTLARLLPDDAR, from the coding sequence GTGTACCCACACGTCGGGGTTGACGCCTCGGGCCTGGCTACGCTGCGTGCAACGGTCATTGACCGCTTGCGCGGCTTCGTCCCCACCGCGTACGCCGTCCCCGCCTTTGCCACCCCTGCACCTGCCGGCCCCTGCTACGCCCTGGCCGAACGCGGTGCGGCGGTCGGAAGACGCAGCAACCGCGGCGCCACGACCACGTCAACCGTTCGCCGGCCCACCGCCGACAGCGACAGCGCGCGCATGATGGATCTCGTCGAGCGCGCACAGGCCGGTGAGGCGGATGCCTTCGGCCGCCTATACGACCAGTACAGCGACACCGTGTACCGGTACATCTACTACCGCGTGGGCGGCAAGGCGACAGCGGAGGACCTCACCAGTGAGACCTTCCTCCGCGCGTTGCGCCGTATCTCCACGTTCACCTGGCAGGGCCGCGACTTCGGCGCCTGGCTGGTCACCATCGCTCGAAACCTGGTCGCCGACCACTTCAAATCCAGTCGTTTCCGACTGGAAGTGACCACCGGCGAAATGCTCGACGCCAACGAGGTCGAGCGCAGCCCCGAGGACTCCGTCCTGGAGTCCCTCTCCAACGCCGCACTGCTCCAAGCCGTGCGCCGACTCAACCCGCAGCAGCAGGAGTGCGTCACGCTGCGGTTCCTCCAGGGCCTCTCGGTCGCCGAGACCGCCCGCGTGATGGGCAAGAACGAGGGCGCGATCAAAACCCTCCAGTACCGAGCCGTCCGCACACTGGCCCGGCTCCTCCCCGACGACGCCCGCTGA